TCAATATTATGACGCAATTGTTCTGCAATCCGGATAACGACGCAACAATTACGAAGATCTACGCCGATTTCTCCGGCATTCGGGAACCTCTCAGAGAAGTGGTGAGACACACCAAGAGAGTGATCGCCGAGGAGCACATGGCCGGAGACGTGGACAACCTTGCTCAATTGTTGAAACGCATTTCAGGCCGCGATAGACACGGTAGCGATATTACGCTCCAGGGATTGCACCGGGCAATGACCGAAGTGCTCATCGAATTTCCCGTATATCGATCCTACGTGAGTAATTCGAGTTTCAGCGAAAGCGACAGGCACTACATATCCGAAGCTCTGGGAAAAGCGATGGCCCGGAGTCCCGGTCTGAAGTACGAACTCGAATTCCTCAAGCGATTTCTTCTTTTGGAGTATCCCGATTATCTCTCTGATGACGAGCGAGCAGAGTGGCTCAGGTTCACAATGAAATTCCAGCAATTCACGGGTCCGCTGATGGCTAAAGGTTTTGAAGATACTGCATTGTATGTTTACAACCGGCTCCTGTCTCTGAACGAAGTAGGTGGAGTGCCGGATCGCTGTGGAATATCTACCGACGACTTCCACAGGTTCATCGGCAGACGGCGGGAATCGTGGCCTTACTCCATGAATGCAACCGCGACGCATGACACAAAACGTGGTGAAGACATGCGGGCGCGGATTAGCGTTCTTTCAGAGTTTCCCGATGAATGGGAAACGGAACTCAAGAAATGGCACGGCATCAATGTAGACAAAAAAAGGACCATTTCAGGGAAAAGAGTGCCTGACAAGAACGACGAATATTTCCTCTATCAAACCCTTGTTGGAGCATTTCCGTTCGATGATGCAGAAATTCCGGAGTTTACCGAACGAGTCAAGGAGTACGTGGTCAAAGCAGTGAGAGAGGCCAAAGTGCATACTGAATGGATCAGGCCCGACACTGCATATGAAGAGGCGTACCTTGCATTCGTGGATGATATTCTTAAACCGGACAGTGATTTTCTGGAATCGTTCTTGCCCTTTCAGAGGAAAATCGGCCATTACGGCATACTCAACTCGCTTTCCCAAGTGGTCCTGAAGGCTACTGCGCCGGGCGTAGCAGATTTTTACCAGGGGAGCGATTTATGGGATCTGAATCTTGTCGATCCCGATAACAGACGTCCGGTGGATTACCTGAAAAGACGGCATATGCTTACGGAACTAAGGCAAAAGGGTGTTCAGGGCGTTCGAAAATTAACTGAAGAGTTGATACACACCAAGGAAGACGGTCGGATAAAGTTGTTTTGCATACACAAGCTCCTTGCCGTAAGACGATTAATGCCCAACCTCTTTCTAAAAGGAAGTTACCTCCCGCTGAAAACAGCAGGTGTGTTCGGTGACAGAATAGTAGCTTTCGCGAGAGGGTATGAAGACAGATGGGGAATAACGATTGCTCCGAGACTCTTATCCGCTGTCGTCCCGGCAGACGAACTTCCTCTGGGGAAAAAAGTCTGGCAGGATACGACGGTTATTTTACCGAACGATTTGCCTGATGAATGGAGAGACTTTCTCACAAACAGTGAAGTGCATGCAATAGATGGAGCCCTTTCCGTGGGAGAAGCGCTCGCTGCTTTTCCTGCAATTTTGTTGATAAACGAGAATTAGCATTAACGAGCTTTGAATTCGCACAAACGCAATTTGTTAAGGGGAGTGAAATGGCAGATCAACAAAATAACATTGGGCCTTTTGCCCTGAAGGACTGTTCGCTGGTTGCAATTGCGACCGGAGAAAAAGCCCAAAACCTGAGAGAAATGAGAGACAGGCTTATCAACATACATCCGGGAAGCATTTATTACCATTTCTGGGGAGGCTTGCTCAGGTCTCGCTTCGATGACCCGCAATTTAACAATGAATTCGCCGTGTGGTCACATTATGCGCTGCACGACGATATTCTTGCCGAACGATTGGCGGTAATAGATCCCACCGATTTTCTGGATCTGGAATCCTTGAGACAGGAATTGTTGGAAGTAATCGAACAACGGCTGGAAGAAATTGAGCGTCC
The sequence above is a segment of the Desulfomonile tiedjei DSM 6799 genome. Coding sequences within it:
- the treY gene encoding malto-oligosyltrehalose synthase, with translation MNIPSATYRIQFTPSTGFSDISGILSYLTDLGITHVYASPVFQAKKASDHGYDVVDPNRLNPEFGTEIDFASLIDTLRLHGMGWIQDIVPNHMAYDQHNTMLMDILEHGSSSQYFKYFDIEWDHHLEGLKGRLLTPFLGSHFGEALESGEISIIYGRDGLEVAYYDLRFPVRPGTYDSLLTYRLESLRNTLGEEHPDFIKLLGILYVIKTLPQVQSEERYHQTTFIKRMLWELYRGNSHIKAFIETNLRIFNGQNDNSDRFGLIESLLSEQFYRLAYWKVATKEINYRRFFNINGLISCCVQDPVVFEDTHAYTMELVNNGIFSGLRIDHVDGLYDPLEYLVRLREKVPDVYIVVEKILHPDEALPNSWPIQGTSGYDFLNIMTQLFCNPDNDATITKIYADFSGIREPLREVVRHTKRVIAEEHMAGDVDNLAQLLKRISGRDRHGSDITLQGLHRAMTEVLIEFPVYRSYVSNSSFSESDRHYISEALGKAMARSPGLKYELEFLKRFLLLEYPDYLSDDERAEWLRFTMKFQQFTGPLMAKGFEDTALYVYNRLLSLNEVGGVPDRCGISTDDFHRFIGRRRESWPYSMNATATHDTKRGEDMRARISVLSEFPDEWETELKKWHGINVDKKRTISGKRVPDKNDEYFLYQTLVGAFPFDDAEIPEFTERVKEYVVKAVREAKVHTEWIRPDTAYEEAYLAFVDDILKPDSDFLESFLPFQRKIGHYGILNSLSQVVLKATAPGVADFYQGSDLWDLNLVDPDNRRPVDYLKRRHMLTELRQKGVQGVRKLTEELIHTKEDGRIKLFCIHKLLAVRRLMPNLFLKGSYLPLKTAGVFGDRIVAFARGYEDRWGITIAPRLLSAVVPADELPLGKKVWQDTTVILPNDLPDEWRDFLTNSEVHAIDGALSVGEALAAFPAILLINEN
- a CDS encoding DUF5752 family protein; this translates as MADQQNNIGPFALKDCSLVAIATGEKAQNLREMRDRLINIHPGSIYYHFWGGLLRSRFDDPQFNNEFAVWSHYALHDDILAERLAVIDPTDFLDLESLRQELLEVIEQRLEEIERPIWVQADLQFHFIRSEIVVFDTGVLIDDAPGLAEFVPKMALGSIFYHFIDARRRTPAGLDDFRSWLGCLEETHEELCHALAAVDPYFTTLSELRTELDGVFGQFFRRSA